One region of Parerythrobacter jejuensis genomic DNA includes:
- the ctaD gene encoding cytochrome c oxidase subunit I, which yields MATTAEGFDAHHEDHAHDADHKPGFFARWFMSTNHKDIGTLYLIFAIFAGIIGGAISGVMRAELAAPGIQYLGYWVEFMGGEASFDANLHMWNVFITAHGLIMVFFMVMPAMIGGFGNWFVPLMIGAPDMAFPRMNNISFWLTVVGFCSLLFSLFVPGGTGLGAGVGWTVYAPLSTTGSTGPAVDFAIFSLHLAGAGSILGATNFITTIFNMRAPGMTLHKMPLFVWSVLVTAFLLLLALPVLAAAITMLLTDRNFGTTFFDPAGGGDPVLYQHLFWFFGHPEVYIMILPGFGMISQIVATFSRKPVFGYLGMAYAMVAIGVVGFIVWAHHMYTVGLDVNTKMYFTAATMVIAVPTGVKIFSWVATMWGGSVEFKSPMVWAMGFIFLFTVGGVTGVVLANGGIDDNLHDTYYVVAHFHYVLSMGAVFSLFAGFYYWFPKMSGRMHSEFLSHLHFWTFFIGVNVIFFPQHFLGMQGMPRRYPDYTAAYTFWNEVSTAGYMIMAGSMLIFFVNLAYAFIAGKKAEANYWGEGATTLEWTLSSPPPFHQFETLPVIEEHHDYHDHMPAKG from the coding sequence ATGGCAACCACCGCTGAAGGCTTTGACGCCCACCACGAGGACCACGCGCATGACGCTGATCACAAGCCGGGCTTCTTTGCCCGGTGGTTCATGTCGACCAACCACAAGGATATCGGCACGCTCTACCTGATCTTCGCGATCTTCGCGGGTATCATCGGTGGTGCCATTTCCGGTGTCATGCGGGCCGAGCTTGCTGCACCTGGCATCCAATACCTGGGGTATTGGGTTGAATTCATGGGCGGCGAGGCAAGCTTCGATGCCAATCTGCACATGTGGAACGTTTTCATCACGGCGCATGGCCTGATCATGGTCTTCTTCATGGTCATGCCGGCCATGATCGGTGGCTTCGGCAACTGGTTCGTGCCGCTGATGATCGGGGCGCCGGATATGGCCTTCCCGCGGATGAACAACATCTCTTTCTGGCTGACGGTCGTGGGCTTCTGTTCGCTGTTGTTCTCGCTGTTCGTTCCGGGCGGAACGGGTCTTGGTGCGGGTGTCGGCTGGACCGTTTACGCTCCGCTTTCGACCACCGGCTCTACCGGGCCTGCGGTCGACTTTGCGATCTTCTCGCTCCACCTTGCGGGCGCAGGCTCGATCCTGGGGGCGACCAACTTCATCACCACCATCTTCAACATGCGTGCGCCGGGCATGACCCTGCACAAGATGCCGCTGTTCGTATGGTCGGTGCTGGTCACGGCCTTCCTTCTGTTGCTGGCGCTGCCGGTGCTGGCTGCTGCCATCACTATGCTGCTGACGGACCGCAACTTCGGCACCACCTTCTTCGATCCTGCCGGTGGCGGTGATCCTGTCCTGTACCAGCACCTGTTCTGGTTCTTCGGTCACCCCGAAGTGTATATCATGATCCTGCCGGGCTTCGGCATGATCAGCCAGATCGTCGCGACCTTCAGCCGCAAGCCGGTGTTCGGCTATCTCGGCATGGCTTACGCCATGGTTGCGATCGGCGTTGTCGGCTTCATCGTGTGGGCGCACCACATGTATACGGTCGGCCTCGACGTAAACACGAAGATGTATTTCACCGCTGCAACGATGGTGATCGCCGTACCTACGGGCGTGAAGATCTTCAGCTGGGTCGCCACTATGTGGGGCGGTAGCGTTGAGTTCAAATCACCGATGGTCTGGGCGATGGGCTTCATCTTCCTGTTCACCGTTGGCGGCGTGACCGGCGTTGTGCTGGCCAATGGCGGCATCGACGATAATCTGCACGACACCTATTACGTGGTGGCACACTTCCACTACGTGCTGTCGATGGGTGCCGTGTTCTCGCTGTTCGCGGGCTTCTATTACTGGTTCCCGAAGATGAGTGGCCGGATGCACAGCGAGTTCCTCTCGCACCTGCATTTCTGGACCTTCTTCATCGGCGTGAACGTGATCTTCTTCCCGCAGCATTTCCTCGGGATGCAGGGTATGCCGCGCCGCTATCCGGATTACACCGCTGCCTACACCTTCTGGAATGAGGTCTCGACGGCTGGCTATATGATCATGGCCGGTTCGATGCTGATCTTCTTCGTCAATCTCGCTTACGCATTCATCGCGGGCAAGAAGGCCGAAGCCAATTATTGGGGTGAAGGGGCAACGACGCTGGAATGGACCTTGTCCAGCCCGCCGCCATTCCACCAGTTCGAAACCTTGCCGGTAATCGAGGAACACCACGATTATCACGATCACATGCCCGCCAAGGGTTGA
- a CDS encoding heme o synthase, with protein MTATATPVVLPSDWRDFFALTKPRVMSLVIFTGLCGLLAAPEGINPVIGFTAILCIALGAGGAATLNQWWESDLDAGMKRTAQRPLPAGRLAHGDALTFGIILSVGSVIVMGLAVHWLAASILAISILYYAVIYTIWLKPRTPQNIVIGGGAGAFPPMIGWVAVTGEITAMPILLFAIIFMWTPPHFWALALFVQSDYAKVGIPMMPVVKGEASTRRQILIYAVLLLPFVIAPWWIGGTGAIYGIVALVLTLAFIALSVPVATRRAVEGDSMKPEKRLFGFSILYLFALFAALVVDRFVSPLWNL; from the coding sequence ATGACTGCTACTGCCACCCCTGTTGTTCTGCCCTCGGATTGGCGCGATTTCTTCGCGCTGACCAAGCCGCGCGTGATGAGCCTGGTGATCTTTACCGGCCTGTGCGGCCTTTTGGCGGCACCGGAGGGGATCAACCCGGTGATCGGCTTTACCGCCATTCTCTGCATTGCCTTGGGCGCGGGCGGTGCGGCGACGCTGAACCAGTGGTGGGAATCGGATCTCGATGCGGGCATGAAACGTACCGCACAGCGGCCCCTGCCAGCCGGGCGCCTGGCCCATGGTGACGCGCTGACTTTCGGTATTATCCTGTCAGTCGGATCAGTGATCGTGATGGGACTTGCGGTGCATTGGCTCGCAGCGTCGATCCTGGCGATCTCGATTCTCTATTACGCGGTGATCTACACCATTTGGCTCAAGCCGCGCACGCCGCAGAACATCGTGATTGGCGGCGGGGCAGGCGCATTCCCGCCGATGATCGGCTGGGTCGCCGTGACCGGCGAGATTACGGCGATGCCGATCCTGCTGTTCGCCATCATTTTCATGTGGACGCCGCCGCATTTCTGGGCGCTCGCGCTGTTTGTGCAGTCGGACTACGCCAAGGTCGGCATTCCCATGATGCCGGTGGTGAAGGGCGAGGCCAGCACTCGTCGCCAGATCCTGATCTACGCGGTCCTGTTGCTTCCCTTTGTGATAGCACCGTGGTGGATCGGCGGTACCGGCGCGATCTATGGTATCGTTGCGCTCGTGCTGACCCTGGCGTTCATCGCTTTGTCGGTGCCAGTGGCGACCCGCCGCGCAGTCGAAGGTGACAGCATGAAGCCGGAAAAGCGCCTGTTCGGCTTCAGTATCCTATACCTGTTCGCCCTGTTCGCCGCGCTTGTTGTCGATCGTTTTGTATCCCCCCTATGGAACCTGTGA
- a CDS encoding cytochrome c oxidase assembly protein has protein sequence MLSLSYAWEIEPVTTATLEQKNLRVGFYALFGAVFMLGMGYAAVPLYDLFCRVTGFGGTTQRATESEADAAARMAASAGAPTMSIRFDASIARNVPWTFKPAQSTDTVQIGVRDMAFYTAKNNSSVPITGTATFNVEPEQAGKYFNKIQCFCFTEQTLQPGQEVRMPVLYFVDPAALEDENMQGVEQITLSYTFHRKVESDS, from the coding sequence ATGCTATCACTATCGTACGCATGGGAGATTGAGCCGGTGACCACTGCGACCCTCGAACAAAAGAATCTGCGCGTCGGCTTCTACGCGCTTTTCGGCGCGGTCTTCATGCTGGGCATGGGCTACGCCGCCGTGCCGCTCTACGATCTGTTTTGCCGGGTGACCGGTTTTGGCGGGACAACCCAACGCGCCACGGAAAGCGAAGCTGACGCTGCCGCGCGGATGGCGGCAAGTGCCGGCGCGCCAACAATGTCGATCCGGTTCGATGCCAGTATCGCGCGCAACGTGCCGTGGACATTCAAGCCTGCGCAATCGACCGATACCGTCCAGATCGGTGTTCGCGACATGGCGTTCTATACCGCCAAGAACAATTCCAGCGTGCCGATCACCGGCACGGCTACCTTCAATGTCGAGCCGGAGCAAGCGGGCAAATATTTCAACAAGATCCAGTGCTTCTGCTTTACCGAACAGACGCTCCAGCCCGGGCAGGAAGTGCGTATGCCGGTGCTCTATTTCGTCGATCCGGCGGCGCTGGAAGACGAGAATATGCAGGGCGTCGAACAGATAACTTTGAGCTACACTTTCCACCGCAAGGTAGAGAGTGACAGCTAA
- a CDS encoding cytochrome c oxidase subunit 3 yields the protein MAGAKNHDYHILEPDIWPLIGSFSALTFTSGMVLYMHEMPSWQIVLGLGIMGLIATFFAWFSNVVKEAERGDHTPVVQLHMRYGMILFIASEVMFFVGWFWSWFDFALFPAPLDYADGLWTNMIGQEGAASLESFPPKGIEVLNAFDLPLLNTLILLCSGTTVTWAHHSLLNGDREGLKKGLWLTILLGVLFSCVQAYEYAVAPFAFGGNTYSSAFYMATGFHGFHVLIGTIFLIVCLVRTYKGHFTPRQHFGFEAAAWYWHFVDVVWLFLFIAVYVWGGWGAPVH from the coding sequence ATGGCTGGTGCCAAGAACCACGATTATCACATTCTCGAACCCGATATCTGGCCGCTGATCGGCTCGTTCTCGGCGCTCACCTTCACCTCGGGCATGGTTCTGTACATGCACGAGATGCCCAGTTGGCAGATCGTACTCGGCCTCGGCATCATGGGGCTGATCGCGACGTTCTTCGCATGGTTCTCCAACGTTGTGAAAGAGGCCGAGCGCGGCGATCACACGCCGGTAGTTCAGCTGCACATGCGCTATGGCATGATCCTGTTCATTGCATCCGAAGTGATGTTCTTCGTCGGCTGGTTCTGGAGCTGGTTCGATTTCGCCCTGTTCCCTGCACCCCTCGATTATGCCGATGGTCTGTGGACCAACATGATCGGGCAGGAGGGCGCAGCATCGCTCGAAAGCTTCCCGCCCAAGGGTATTGAGGTTCTCAATGCATTCGATCTGCCATTGCTCAACACCCTGATCCTGCTGTGCTCGGGCACCACCGTGACCTGGGCTCACCACTCGCTTCTGAACGGCGACCGCGAGGGATTGAAGAAGGGTCTATGGCTGACGATCCTGCTCGGCGTGCTGTTCAGCTGCGTGCAGGCGTATGAGTATGCTGTTGCCCCGTTCGCATTCGGCGGCAACACCTATAGCTCGGCCTTCTACATGGCGACCGGCTTCCACGGCTTCCACGTTCTGATCGGCACGATCTTCCTGATCGTCTGCCTGGTGCGGACCTACAAGGGCCACTTTACCCCGCGCCAGCATTTCGGTTTCGAAGCTGCCGCCTGGTACTGGCACTTCGTCGATGTCGTCTGGCTGTTCCTGTTCATCGCCGTCTATGTATGGGGCGGTTGGGGCGCACCGGTCCATTGA
- a CDS encoding DUF983 domain-containing protein, protein MQSGSPDTPKGQPAIGEAALFGLCPNCGARTLFSGLTSFAPRCRACGLDLGQFNVGDGPAAFLILIVGAVVVGLAAWLQVSVEPPWWVHVLLWLPISIALTLGGLRMAKAALLVSENRNKAREAGSNDL, encoded by the coding sequence ATGCAGTCCGGTTCGCCGGATACACCGAAAGGGCAGCCCGCCATTGGTGAGGCTGCCCTTTTCGGTTTGTGCCCCAATTGCGGGGCGCGCACTTTGTTTTCGGGGCTGACGTCCTTTGCCCCGCGTTGCCGTGCCTGTGGGCTGGACTTGGGCCAGTTCAATGTCGGGGATGGGCCCGCCGCATTCCTGATCCTGATCGTGGGGGCGGTAGTTGTAGGGCTGGCGGCGTGGCTGCAGGTCAGCGTGGAGCCTCCATGGTGGGTTCATGTTCTGCTGTGGCTGCCGATCAGCATTGCATTGACATTGGGTGGCTTGCGCATGGCCAAGGCGGCATTGCTGGTATCCGAAAATCGCAACAAGGCCCGCGAAGCGGGGAGCAACGATCTGTGA
- a CDS encoding SURF1 family cytochrome oxidase biogenesis protein produces the protein MTKNIPIIPTIIVVASVLTMIGLGIWQLGRADEKEALIASYSLAKDNTEAVAWPRTEEALEQSLFRRSELICDRVIDRRQTAGTSNKGTKGWAQIARCALDGGGEAEIALGWSRAPEGPQWAGGEVAGLIGPGPKLIADPPRAGLTPLAKPDPKDLPNNHLAYAGQWFFFALTALVIYFLALRKKRQDG, from the coding sequence GTGACCAAGAATATTCCAATCATTCCCACCATCATTGTCGTTGCGTCTGTTCTGACGATGATCGGCCTGGGTATCTGGCAATTGGGCCGGGCTGACGAGAAGGAAGCGCTGATCGCCAGCTACAGCTTGGCGAAGGACAATACCGAAGCGGTGGCTTGGCCAAGGACGGAAGAGGCTCTGGAACAAAGCCTGTTCCGGCGCAGCGAGCTGATCTGCGATCGCGTGATCGACCGACGCCAGACTGCCGGAACCAGTAACAAGGGGACGAAGGGATGGGCCCAGATCGCCCGCTGTGCGCTGGATGGTGGGGGCGAAGCCGAGATCGCGCTGGGCTGGTCCCGTGCGCCCGAAGGTCCGCAATGGGCGGGGGGAGAGGTTGCGGGCCTGATCGGCCCCGGGCCCAAGCTGATTGCCGATCCGCCACGGGCTGGCCTGACCCCATTGGCAAAGCCTGATCCGAAGGACCTGCCGAACAACCATCTGGCCTATGCCGGGCAATGGTTCTTTTTCGCGCTGACGGCGCTGGTGATCTATTTTCTGGCGCTTAGGAAGAAGCGGCAGGACGGCTGA
- the thrC gene encoding threonine synthase, giving the protein MQYVSTRGAAPKLSFEDVTLTGLASDGGLYIPESWPSFSASEIAAMRGLPYAEIAARVMHRFVGDSLSFEELRELTGEAYGRFAHAAVVPLTQLDERHWLMELFHGPTLAFKDVALQLLGLFFERFLARRGEQLTLVGATSGDTGSAAIDAVAGREGVEIFMLHPQGRISDVQRRQMTTVRAPNVHNIAISGSFDDGQAAVKRMFTDPALKGKLQLGAVNSINWARLMAQVVYYFTSALQLGAPDRPVAFSVPTGNFGDVFAGYVAAQMGLPVAKLVVATNINDILHRALSDGDYSAGEVTPTAAPSMDIQVSSNFERLLFDCGGRDGNALADQMRAFEVSKAMRLTNAQREGASGLFTSVRADQDAMAHTMRRAFQYCGEVIDPHTAIGLHAAHEVDLSPDIPVVTLATAHPAKFRDAVERATGTRPALPARVGDLFAREEHFTELEGDYDQLVDFITTNAVQGR; this is encoded by the coding sequence ATGCAATATGTCTCCACTCGCGGCGCGGCGCCCAAGCTCTCTTTCGAGGATGTCACTCTGACTGGCCTGGCCAGCGATGGCGGCCTCTATATTCCTGAAAGCTGGCCCAGCTTTTCGGCAAGCGAAATCGCCGCCATGCGCGGACTGCCCTATGCCGAAATTGCGGCGCGGGTGATGCATCGCTTCGTTGGCGACAGTCTTAGTTTCGAAGAGCTGCGGGAACTGACGGGTGAGGCCTATGGCCGGTTTGCCCACGCCGCGGTGGTCCCGTTGACCCAGCTCGACGAACGCCATTGGCTGATGGAATTGTTCCATGGCCCAACCCTGGCCTTCAAGGATGTTGCGCTGCAGCTGCTGGGCCTGTTCTTCGAGCGATTTCTGGCCCGTCGTGGCGAGCAACTGACCCTGGTCGGCGCGACCAGTGGCGACACCGGTAGCGCGGCGATCGATGCGGTGGCCGGCCGCGAAGGGGTGGAGATATTTATGCTCCATCCGCAGGGCCGGATCAGCGATGTCCAGCGCCGGCAGATGACGACAGTGCGCGCACCCAATGTTCACAACATCGCCATTTCGGGCAGTTTCGATGACGGGCAGGCGGCGGTGAAGCGCATGTTCACGGACCCAGCCTTGAAGGGCAAGCTCCAGCTGGGTGCAGTCAATTCGATCAACTGGGCCCGCCTGATGGCGCAGGTCGTCTATTACTTCACCTCTGCGCTCCAGCTTGGCGCGCCGGACCGGCCCGTGGCCTTCAGCGTACCCACGGGCAATTTCGGAGATGTCTTCGCCGGCTATGTCGCGGCGCAGATGGGCCTTCCGGTTGCGAAGCTGGTCGTTGCCACGAATATCAACGACATCCTGCACCGCGCTTTGTCCGACGGGGATTATTCAGCGGGTGAGGTAACGCCGACAGCGGCGCCCAGCATGGATATCCAGGTCAGTTCCAATTTCGAGCGCTTGCTGTTCGATTGCGGCGGGCGTGACGGCAATGCCTTGGCCGATCAGATGCGCGCGTTCGAGGTGAGCAAGGCCATGCGGTTGACCAATGCCCAACGCGAAGGCGCTTCGGGCTTGTTTACCAGCGTCCGGGCCGATCAGGATGCGATGGCGCACACCATGCGCCGCGCGTTTCAATATTGCGGTGAAGTGATCGACCCGCATACCGCGATCGGCCTGCATGCCGCGCATGAAGTTGATCTATCGCCTGACATTCCAGTCGTGACCCTGGCCACTGCACATCCCGCAAAGTTTCGCGATGCAGTCGAGCGGGCAACCGGCACCCGGCCTGCGCTGCCGGCGCGGGTGGGCGATCTGTTTGCGCGGGAAGAGCATTTTACCGAGTTGGAAGGTGATTACGATCAGTTGGTGGATTTCATCACGACCAATGCGGTGCAAGGCCGGTAA
- a CDS encoding class I SAM-dependent methyltransferase, with protein sequence MAELVRQPHLMIGEGWDSYGLVDSGHGRKLERFGPYRFIRPEPQAMWAPQSQEWQADGEFVPGADEDGGGRWQLSPEVPEAGWPLEWNDARFTAQCTPFRHLGFFPDMAPVWDWMRGQLADKPDAQTLNLFGYTGVGSLALSGCGPVTHVDASKKSVAQARENASLSGMEDRPIRWLIDDAAKFTAREVRRKKRYDGIILDPPKFGRGPKNEIWRIEDSLAELVGDCRQLLDSDSRFLFLTVYAVRMSSLSLGGLLADIFAGLPGTIEHGDLAVQEEGSGRLLPTAIFARWNNRP encoded by the coding sequence ATGGCTGAACTGGTCCGCCAACCGCATTTAATGATCGGGGAGGGCTGGGACAGCTATGGCCTTGTCGATAGCGGTCACGGGCGCAAGCTGGAACGCTTTGGCCCCTACCGTTTCATCCGGCCCGAGCCTCAGGCGATGTGGGCACCGCAATCGCAAGAGTGGCAGGCGGATGGCGAATTTGTGCCCGGAGCAGACGAGGATGGTGGCGGGCGCTGGCAATTGTCACCCGAAGTGCCCGAGGCAGGCTGGCCGCTGGAATGGAATGACGCCCGGTTTACCGCACAATGCACGCCGTTTCGCCATCTCGGATTCTTTCCGGACATGGCGCCGGTGTGGGACTGGATGCGCGGGCAGTTGGCGGACAAGCCCGATGCCCAAACCCTCAACCTGTTCGGCTATACCGGTGTTGGCTCGCTCGCGCTGAGCGGATGCGGGCCGGTGACCCATGTCGATGCGTCCAAGAAATCGGTCGCGCAGGCACGCGAAAACGCGTCCCTGTCAGGTATGGAGGATCGCCCGATCCGCTGGCTGATCGATGATGCAGCCAAGTTCACGGCGCGCGAAGTACGCCGCAAAAAGCGTTATGACGGGATCATCCTCGATCCTCCCAAATTCGGGCGCGGACCCAAAAACGAGATCTGGCGGATCGAAGACAGCCTGGCTGAACTGGTCGGGGATTGCCGGCAACTGCTCGATAGTGACAGCCGCTTCCTGTTCCTGACAGTATATGCCGTGCGCATGTCGAGCCTGTCGCTGGGCGGATTGCTGGCCGACATTTTCGCAGGGTTGCCTGGTACTATCGAACATGGCGACCTGGCGGTGCAGGAGGAGGGCAGCGGTCGTCTGCTCCCCACCGCGATTTTTGCGCGTTGGAACAATCGACCATGA
- a CDS encoding SecDF P1 head subdomain-containing protein has protein sequence MRAHATIVATLAVALMGCTAQAAPDPGPVPTASIPDTPVASLATGLWVGDLPLCSETVLDAKVTTGSSMGMAGPNFFLNIRLAEEAANIFAGMTRARVGQELPIMLDGKVLLSPRINEQILGGALQISAPREELERALQRIEGPCG, from the coding sequence ATGAGGGCGCATGCAACGATTGTAGCAACCCTTGCGGTGGCACTGATGGGTTGCACGGCGCAGGCGGCGCCCGATCCAGGCCCTGTTCCTACTGCGAGTATTCCCGACACCCCTGTTGCGTCGCTGGCAACCGGGCTCTGGGTCGGCGATCTGCCCCTGTGTTCAGAGACGGTACTCGACGCAAAGGTGACGACCGGTTCGTCCATGGGCATGGCCGGGCCGAATTTTTTCCTGAACATCCGGCTGGCCGAAGAAGCTGCCAACATCTTTGCCGGGATGACGCGTGCCAGGGTGGGGCAGGAACTCCCGATTATGCTCGATGGCAAGGTGCTGCTCTCGCCGCGGATAAACGAACAGATACTTGGCGGTGCGCTGCAAATATCGGCCCCGCGTGAGGAACTCGAGCGGGCCCTCCAACGGATCGAAGGACCTTGCGGTTAG
- a CDS encoding dihydroneopterin aldolase, with protein sequence MADSLTLQFADLETDVLTGIYSEETGKPQPLRITIEADYKIADRYDPDTPLDASKNYMDLKFAATDGLPEGVHFKLIESLADHICETLFAQDRNVLAVTVKIVKLAIAEHNEKIGITMRRERR encoded by the coding sequence ATGGCCGACAGCCTCACCCTCCAGTTTGCCGATCTTGAAACCGATGTTCTGACGGGCATTTATTCGGAAGAGACGGGCAAGCCGCAACCGCTGCGGATTACGATAGAGGCGGACTACAAGATCGCCGATCGCTACGATCCGGACACGCCGCTGGATGCGAGCAAGAATTATATGGACCTCAAATTCGCGGCCACCGACGGGTTGCCTGAAGGGGTGCACTTCAAACTGATCGAATCGCTGGCCGATCACATTTGCGAGACCCTGTTCGCGCAAGACAGGAATGTGCTCGCCGTGACGGTCAAGATTGTGAAGCTCGCCATTGCCGAGCACAACGAAAAAATCGGGATCACGATGCGGCGAGAGCGCCGCTGA
- a CDS encoding Rossmann fold domain-containing protein, translating into MAQGVLETGPLPHEALAAARAFHAEQLPKVTSALAGEIDNLAIVMKCPAYDHADWRRAIARDLAREYAPKRVNIVAGDAADEIEATLAFLDAAPGVTGHYLPLQSGGGARV; encoded by the coding sequence ATGGCGCAGGGCGTGCTCGAAACCGGCCCCCTGCCGCACGAGGCGCTGGCAGCAGCGCGGGCATTCCACGCCGAACAGCTACCCAAAGTGACAAGCGCGCTCGCCGGAGAAATCGATAATCTGGCCATCGTGATGAAGTGTCCAGCCTATGATCATGCCGACTGGCGCCGTGCGATTGCGCGCGACCTGGCGCGGGAATACGCACCCAAACGGGTGAATATCGTTGCCGGTGATGCGGCGGACGAGATTGAAGCGACGCTCGCCTTTCTTGACGCGGCTCCCGGTGTCACCGGGCACTATCTGCCGTTGCAGAGCGGGGGAGGGGCCCGTGTCTGA
- the moaA gene encoding GTP 3',8-cyclase MoaA produces the protein MSDNPLVDTFGRTISYLRLSVTDRCDLRCTYCMPERMQFLPRAEVLTLEELRDLARGFMARGITKIRLTGGEPLVRRDVIDLIRALGRYVGDGLEELTLTTNGTQLAGHAQAIADAGVRRINISLDTLDRETFQRLSRRDALASVLGGISAAKAAGLKVKINTVAMKGVNEHEIPALIKWAHGEGHDITLIETMPLGEIDEDRTDQFLPLIAVQDDLEQRWTLTESDHRTGGPSRYVDVAETGGRLGLITPLTNNFCAGCNRIRVTATGQLYPCLGGGEQVDLRAALRSDQPEANLATALDTAMRIKPERHHFKIGEGEAPAQPRHMSMTGG, from the coding sequence GTGTCTGACAACCCGCTGGTCGACACATTCGGGCGCACCATTTCCTATCTGCGGCTTTCGGTTACCGATCGCTGCGATTTGCGCTGCACTTATTGCATGCCCGAACGGATGCAGTTCCTTCCCCGGGCAGAAGTGCTGACGTTAGAAGAACTGCGTGATCTGGCCCGTGGTTTCATGGCGCGCGGGATCACCAAGATACGCCTGACCGGTGGGGAACCGCTGGTCCGGCGCGACGTGATCGACCTGATCCGGGCTCTGGGGCGGTATGTTGGTGATGGGCTGGAAGAACTGACCCTGACGACCAATGGCACCCAATTGGCCGGCCATGCGCAAGCGATCGCCGATGCCGGAGTGCGCCGGATCAACATCTCGCTCGATACGCTGGATCGCGAAACGTTCCAGCGTCTGTCTCGCCGCGATGCGCTGGCCAGCGTGCTGGGCGGCATTTCCGCGGCCAAGGCGGCGGGCCTGAAGGTGAAGATCAACACGGTTGCGATGAAGGGTGTGAACGAACACGAGATTCCTGCACTGATCAAATGGGCTCACGGCGAAGGCCATGACATCACGCTGATCGAAACCATGCCGCTTGGCGAGATTGACGAAGACCGGACCGACCAGTTCCTGCCGCTGATCGCGGTGCAGGACGATCTGGAACAACGCTGGACGCTGACGGAAAGTGATCACCGTACAGGCGGCCCGTCGCGCTATGTCGATGTGGCGGAAACAGGCGGCAGGCTTGGCCTGATCACGCCACTGACCAACAATTTCTGCGCCGGTTGCAATCGCATCCGTGTCACGGCCACGGGCCAGCTATATCCGTGCCTTGGCGGCGGGGAACAGGTCGATTTGCGTGCCGCTTTGCGCTCCGATCAACCCGAGGCGAATCTGGCGACAGCGCTGGACACCGCCATGCGGATCAAGCCGGAGCGGCACCATTTCAAGATTGGCGAAGGAGAAGCGCCTGCGCAGCCGCGCCATATGTCGATGACCGGCGGCTGA
- a CDS encoding MoaD/ThiS family protein, which translates to MPQQDHLTILFLGPLRDMAGVQEREVAAPLDWAGLLAAVGSDIAAQLTSDRVNVACGGKVLADKQSLHAVAGDEVALLPPVSGG; encoded by the coding sequence ATGCCGCAGCAGGACCACCTCACAATCCTGTTTCTGGGCCCGCTGCGCGACATGGCAGGCGTTCAGGAACGCGAGGTTGCCGCGCCGCTCGACTGGGCAGGATTGCTCGCGGCAGTCGGATCGGACATCGCAGCGCAGCTGACATCGGACCGGGTCAATGTCGCCTGTGGCGGCAAGGTTCTGGCCGACAAGCAAAGCTTGCACGCGGTGGCCGGCGACGAAGTTGCGCTCTTGCCTCCCGTCAGTGGAGGCTGA
- a CDS encoding molybdenum cofactor biosynthesis protein MoaE, with the protein MRDIRLVSEPFAPGELVDTFTRANRGLGGLLTFTGEVRADGGVEALELSHYEPLTLKGMDDLADEAFARFDLMGLLMVHRVGVMHPGDPIVCVSAAAAHRRDAFHAVDFCMDYLKSASWFWKREKRSDGWHWIEPRSDDYADRARWDK; encoded by the coding sequence ATGCGTGACATCCGTCTCGTGTCGGAACCTTTCGCTCCGGGGGAGCTGGTCGACACCTTCACCCGCGCCAACCGTGGGCTGGGCGGCCTGCTGACTTTCACTGGCGAAGTGCGCGCGGATGGCGGGGTCGAGGCGTTGGAACTCAGCCATTATGAACCGCTGACACTCAAAGGCATGGACGATCTTGCCGACGAGGCCTTTGCGCGCTTCGACCTGATGGGCCTGCTGATGGTGCACCGGGTTGGAGTAATGCATCCGGGTGATCCGATCGTGTGCGTTTCAGCGGCAGCAGCGCACAGGCGGGATGCCTTCCACGCGGTCGATTTCTGTATGGATTATCTCAAAAGCGCGTCGTGGTTCTGGAAACGCGAGAAACGATCCGATGGATGGCATTGGATCGAGCCACGAAGCGATGACTATGCCGATCGCGCGCGGTGGGACAAATAA